From a region of the Myxococcota bacterium genome:
- a CDS encoding sigma-54 dependent transcriptional regulator: MSARILIVEDEKAIQLALRGLLRRDGYDVDLADTGEDAVRKLGEATYDLVITDLALGRGISGMDVLRASREARAETAVVMITAHGSEKVAVEAMKQGAEDYLPKPFDNEELRVVVRHALERTQLQRENRMLLERVEREYSFENLVGQGRAMRQIFETIQKVAETDLSLLIRGESGTGKELVAQALHQRSARRARPFVAVNCAAISSELVESELFGHEKGAFTGADARRVGKFEAANGGTIFLDEIGDMAPETQAKVLRVLQERSFEPVGGNRPVTVDVRVVAATHRDLEAEVRAGRFREDLYYRLKVVEVTVPPLRERLEDVPLLVQRFLDQVAERLHRPRKPISAEALARLATHSWRGNVRELRNAIERAAVLASGDEIQASDFALDGEPAAPSSEPLVMAGVPFRDAKRHTVESFERAYLIKALRDHGGNVSRTAEAIGMVRQSLQQKIRELDLRAEDWHDDS, encoded by the coding sequence ATGAGCGCGCGGATCCTGATCGTCGAGGACGAGAAAGCCATCCAGCTCGCGCTGCGCGGCTTGTTGCGGCGCGACGGCTACGACGTCGACCTGGCCGACACCGGCGAGGACGCCGTGCGCAAGCTCGGTGAGGCGACCTACGACCTCGTGATCACCGACCTGGCGCTCGGCCGCGGTATCTCGGGCATGGACGTGCTGCGCGCGAGCCGCGAGGCGCGCGCCGAGACCGCGGTCGTGATGATCACCGCGCACGGCAGCGAGAAAGTCGCGGTCGAAGCCATGAAGCAGGGCGCCGAGGACTATCTCCCCAAGCCCTTCGACAACGAGGAGCTGCGCGTCGTGGTGAGACACGCGCTCGAGCGCACGCAGCTGCAGCGCGAGAACCGCATGCTGCTCGAGCGGGTCGAGCGCGAGTACAGCTTCGAGAACCTGGTCGGCCAGGGCCGCGCCATGCGCCAGATCTTCGAGACCATCCAGAAGGTCGCCGAGACCGATCTGTCGCTGCTGATCCGCGGCGAGAGCGGCACGGGCAAGGAGCTGGTCGCGCAGGCGCTGCACCAGCGCAGCGCGCGCCGCGCCCGGCCGTTCGTGGCGGTGAACTGTGCGGCGATCTCGAGTGAGCTGGTGGAGAGCGAGCTGTTCGGCCACGAGAAAGGCGCGTTCACGGGCGCGGATGCGCGCCGCGTGGGCAAGTTCGAGGCCGCGAACGGCGGCACGATCTTCCTGGACGAGATCGGCGACATGGCGCCCGAGACCCAGGCCAAGGTGCTGCGCGTGCTGCAGGAGCGCAGCTTCGAGCCGGTGGGCGGCAACCGCCCAGTCACGGTCGACGTGCGGGTGGTCGCCGCGACTCACCGCGACCTCGAGGCCGAGGTCCGCGCCGGCCGCTTCCGCGAAGACCTGTATTACCGCCTGAAGGTCGTGGAGGTCACCGTGCCGCCGCTGCGCGAGCGGCTCGAGGACGTGCCGCTGCTCGTGCAGCGCTTCCTCGACCAGGTCGCGGAGCGCCTGCACCGCCCGCGCAAGCCGATCTCGGCCGAGGCGCTGGCGCGGCTGGCGACTCACTCGTGGCGCGGCAACGTGCGCGAGCTGCGCAACGCGATCGAGCGCGCGGCGGTGCTGGCCTCGGGCGACGAGATCCAGGCCAGCGACTTCGCGCTCGATGGCGAGCCCGCCGCGCCGAGCTCCGAGCCGCTGGTCATGGCCGGCGTGCCGTTCCGCGACGCGAAGCGCCACACCGTGGAGAGCTTCGAGCGCGCCTATCTCATCAAGGCCCTGCGCGACCACGGCGGCAACGTGTCTCGCACCGCCGAGGCGATCGGCATGGTGCGCCAGAGCCTGCAGCAGAAGATTCGCGAGCTGGATCTGCGTGCCGAGGATTGGCACGACGATTCCTAG
- a CDS encoding S41 family peptidase, whose amino-acid sequence MSNRHSLFPIRARSLPLFYAAILAIGCATVPTLPTDEAPLKITDAAFQKTGSLYLWPERLDQRMLVGALDALEQRFDRVRFDVQGQEGVLEVNGASVRVPLDPKFDAEDYKDILARCLKFTSEHLDEPIEPDDDLEHVALRGALGALDRFTTIFSGRGSEDFKIRFEGKLSGIGARLGRRDGDLIAVRVFPGSPAAKGGLRDGDAILSIDGDPTRPLSVEEAVDRIRGQADTVVALGVERGDEKKQKLAVTITRGEVMIPSVESKKLPGPGHIGYAQVYQVSRETATEFRDRVGELGPIDGLVIDMRENTGGSMIAAAQLADLFLDSQLIVRTVMRPDLPTDPRGSLFAHPQVLYHFPVVILVDPLTASAAEIISGALQSRSDVTLVGQKTFGKGLVQQVLELPDENLLKLTVAEYLLSGDRAINEKGIPPDVPLFPVAKASLAPLADVPAGAIPYLRGTGEEDSFPVDAGAVLLRKPRPEALAEVRKLAYQGIAADLAKFQVPWVAHRAEGDQPLPKPLEIKSSASSFRAGETGKLKLTVTNPNNFDIPDLWIALSGNAEYLDNQLAAMGTLKAGESRSGEFELTPPDGISVAHHPVDVLAASGDRPLGKQRIVLEVASRPVDLEIEVQRTSPDEARVRLTNKSAHRASSLTVAVPGATRSLEKLEPGATQDFDLPLPAQPKTISIAQIGPWAQRRVDVPIPAQSARYTLPEVVLDERPTDVALRAHAAGGLRDGWIALDGQKKALAGFEGKSEAELDVPIAAGEHDLVAKVETSDGVSIFDLRRLTRD is encoded by the coding sequence ATGTCGAACCGGCACTCCTTGTTCCCGATCCGCGCCCGCTCACTGCCCCTCTTCTATGCCGCGATCCTGGCGATCGGCTGCGCCACCGTGCCGACCCTGCCCACGGACGAGGCGCCGCTCAAGATCACCGACGCCGCCTTCCAGAAGACCGGGAGCCTCTACCTGTGGCCCGAGCGGCTCGACCAGCGCATGCTGGTCGGCGCGCTCGATGCGCTGGAGCAGCGCTTCGACCGGGTGCGCTTCGACGTGCAGGGCCAGGAGGGTGTGCTCGAGGTCAACGGCGCCTCCGTGCGCGTGCCGCTCGACCCGAAGTTCGACGCCGAGGACTACAAGGACATCCTGGCGCGCTGCCTGAAGTTCACCTCCGAGCACCTCGACGAGCCGATCGAGCCCGACGACGACCTCGAGCACGTGGCCCTGCGCGGCGCGCTCGGCGCGCTCGACCGCTTCACCACCATCTTCTCCGGCCGCGGCAGCGAGGACTTCAAGATCCGCTTCGAAGGGAAGCTCTCGGGCATCGGCGCGCGGCTCGGCCGGCGCGACGGCGACCTGATCGCGGTGCGCGTGTTCCCCGGCAGCCCCGCCGCCAAGGGCGGGCTTAGGGACGGCGACGCCATCCTGTCGATCGACGGCGATCCGACCCGGCCGCTCTCGGTCGAGGAGGCGGTCGACCGCATCCGCGGCCAGGCCGACACGGTGGTGGCGCTGGGCGTGGAGCGCGGCGACGAGAAGAAACAGAAGCTCGCCGTCACGATCACGCGCGGCGAAGTCATGATCCCGAGCGTCGAGTCGAAGAAGCTCCCCGGCCCGGGTCACATCGGCTACGCGCAGGTCTACCAGGTGAGTCGCGAGACCGCGACCGAGTTCCGCGACCGCGTGGGCGAGCTCGGGCCGATCGACGGCCTGGTGATCGACATGCGCGAGAACACGGGCGGCAGCATGATCGCGGCCGCGCAGCTCGCCGACCTGTTCCTCGACTCACAGCTGATCGTGCGCACGGTCATGCGGCCCGACTTGCCGACCGACCCGCGCGGCAGTCTCTTCGCGCATCCGCAGGTGCTCTACCACTTCCCGGTGGTGATCCTGGTCGACCCGCTCACGGCCTCGGCCGCCGAGATCATCTCCGGGGCGCTCCAGTCGCGCAGCGACGTGACCCTGGTCGGCCAGAAGACCTTCGGCAAAGGCCTCGTGCAGCAGGTGCTGGAGCTTCCGGACGAGAACCTCTTGAAGCTGACGGTCGCCGAGTATCTCCTGTCGGGCGACCGCGCGATCAACGAGAAGGGCATCCCGCCCGACGTGCCGCTGTTCCCGGTGGCCAAAGCCTCGCTCGCGCCGCTGGCCGACGTGCCCGCGGGGGCGATCCCGTATCTGCGCGGCACGGGCGAGGAGGACTCGTTCCCGGTCGACGCGGGCGCCGTGCTCTTGCGCAAGCCGCGCCCCGAGGCGCTGGCCGAGGTGCGCAAGCTCGCGTACCAGGGCATCGCGGCCGACCTGGCCAAGTTCCAGGTGCCGTGGGTCGCGCACCGGGCCGAGGGCGACCAGCCGCTGCCCAAGCCACTCGAGATCAAGAGCAGCGCGAGCTCGTTCCGCGCCGGCGAGACGGGCAAGCTCAAGCTCACCGTCACCAACCCGAACAACTTCGACATTCCCGACCTGTGGATCGCGCTGTCGGGCAACGCCGAGTATCTCGACAATCAGCTCGCGGCCATGGGCACCTTGAAGGCGGGCGAGAGCCGCTCGGGCGAGTTCGAGCTGACTCCGCCGGACGGCATCTCGGTGGCGCACCACCCGGTCGACGTGCTGGCGGCCAGCGGCGACCGGCCGCTGGGCAAGCAGCGCATCGTGCTCGAGGTCGCCTCGCGGCCCGTCGACCTGGAGATCGAGGTGCAGCGCACCTCGCCCGACGAGGCGCGGGTGCGGCTCACCAACAAGAGCGCGCACCGCGCCAGCTCACTCACCGTGGCGGTGCCGGGCGCGACGCGCTCGCTCGAGAAGCTCGAGCCCGGAGCGACCCAGGACTTCGACCTGCCGCTGCCCGCGCAGCCCAAGACCATCTCGATCGCGCAGATCGGCCCGTGGGCTCAGCGCCGGGTCGACGTGCCCATTCCCGCCCAGAGCGCGCGCTACACCCTGCCCGAAGTGGTGCTCGACGAACGCCCGACCGACGTCGCCCTGCGCGCTCACGCGGCCGGCGGCCTGCGCGACGGCTGGATCGCGCTCGACGGCCAGAAGAAGGCGCTGGCCGGCTTCGAGGGCAAGTCCGAGGCGGAGCTCGACGTGCCGATCGCCGCCGGCGAGCACGACCTGGTGGCCAAGGTCGAGACCAGCGACGGCGTGTCGATCTTCGACCTGCGCCGGCTCACGCGCGACTGA
- a CDS encoding CocE/NonD family hydrolase, with protein MGESRRAGLARIVAAALGLALAGAALGGDASWRADSEGAERHSAVYTRKSFYVQMRDGVRIAVDLYLPEAVASGARVPAILRMTRYWRAPRLRWFARPFADRPQPLAERFIAAGYAWLDVDVRGSGASGGVQLSLWSDDEVADGGELVDWIVRQPWSSGAVGALGDSYDGTAAELLLAAGRPAVRAVAPRFSLFDGYSDIAFPGGVRLEWFTREWGRFNDAIDRGNLWSAFPWWVPLFVSGPRPVDGPEGAAGVEAAQVAHAPNFDIARAASEIEFRDDVPPELGLPIAAWSPHGARRAAIEASGAAIYSVSGWSDGAYAHAAVKRFRSLRNPGSRLLLGPWNHGGDQQVDPLEPTRASDFDHAGELLRFFDFHLRGAKNGWDTEPRVRWFTTGEGRWKHGDSWPPPSSPTAFYLAAGAALLPGPPSEPEGTDSYVPDPASSSGTSTRWHALAVPTWTEYGDRSGADRHSAVYESAPLERDLEVTGHPILHLFLRADGSDAAVFAYLEDVTPDGFVGYVSEGQFRALHRMLRPVDKAPYAQTTPFHSFLRADARPLLPGALAELDFDLQPISHLFRRGHRLRLALAGADRDQFAPPPGAAAHWQISRGAAGASRLELPVVPRD; from the coding sequence GTGGGTGAGTCCCGGCGCGCGGGGCTTGCGAGGATCGTCGCGGCGGCGCTCGGGCTCGCGCTCGCGGGCGCGGCGCTCGGCGGCGACGCCAGCTGGCGCGCCGACTCGGAGGGCGCGGAGCGACACTCCGCGGTGTACACCCGGAAATCGTTCTACGTCCAGATGCGCGACGGCGTGCGGATCGCGGTCGATCTGTATCTGCCCGAGGCGGTGGCCTCGGGCGCGCGCGTGCCGGCCATCCTGCGCATGACCCGCTACTGGCGCGCGCCGCGGCTGCGCTGGTTCGCGCGGCCGTTCGCCGACCGGCCGCAGCCGCTCGCCGAGCGCTTCATCGCCGCCGGCTACGCGTGGCTCGACGTCGACGTGCGCGGCTCGGGCGCGTCGGGCGGCGTGCAGCTCTCGCTCTGGTCCGACGACGAGGTCGCCGACGGCGGCGAGCTCGTGGACTGGATCGTGCGCCAGCCCTGGTCGAGCGGCGCGGTCGGCGCGCTCGGTGACTCGTACGACGGCACGGCCGCGGAGCTCTTGCTCGCCGCCGGCCGGCCGGCCGTGCGCGCGGTCGCGCCGCGTTTCTCGCTGTTCGACGGCTACAGCGACATCGCGTTCCCGGGCGGCGTGCGGCTGGAGTGGTTCACGCGTGAGTGGGGCCGCTTCAACGACGCGATCGACCGCGGGAACTTGTGGAGCGCGTTCCCCTGGTGGGTGCCGCTGTTCGTGTCCGGACCGCGGCCGGTCGACGGCCCCGAGGGCGCCGCGGGCGTCGAGGCCGCTCAGGTCGCGCACGCGCCGAACTTCGACATCGCGCGGGCCGCGAGCGAGATCGAGTTCCGCGACGACGTGCCGCCCGAGCTCGGCCTGCCGATCGCCGCCTGGAGCCCGCACGGCGCGCGCCGCGCCGCGATCGAGGCTTCGGGCGCCGCCATCTACAGTGTGAGTGGCTGGTCGGACGGCGCCTACGCGCACGCCGCGGTGAAGCGCTTCCGCAGCTTGCGCAACCCGGGCTCGCGGCTGTTGCTCGGGCCCTGGAATCACGGCGGCGACCAGCAGGTCGACCCGCTCGAGCCCACGCGCGCCAGTGACTTCGACCACGCGGGCGAGCTGTTGCGTTTCTTCGACTTCCACCTGCGCGGCGCGAAGAACGGCTGGGACACGGAGCCGCGGGTCCGCTGGTTCACCACCGGCGAGGGCCGCTGGAAGCACGGAGACAGCTGGCCGCCGCCGTCGTCGCCGACCGCGTTCTATCTGGCCGCGGGCGCCGCGCTGCTGCCCGGGCCGCCGAGTGAGCCGGAGGGGACTGACTCGTACGTGCCCGACCCCGCGTCGAGCAGTGGCACTTCGACCCGCTGGCACGCCCTGGCCGTGCCGACCTGGACCGAGTACGGCGACCGGTCCGGCGCCGACCGACACAGCGCGGTGTACGAGTCCGCGCCGCTCGAGCGCGACCTCGAGGTCACCGGCCACCCCATCCTGCACCTGTTTCTGCGCGCGGACGGCAGCGATGCCGCGGTCTTCGCCTACCTGGAAGACGTCACTCCGGACGGGTTCGTGGGCTACGTGAGCGAGGGCCAGTTCCGCGCGCTCCACCGCATGCTGCGGCCCGTGGACAAGGCGCCGTACGCGCAGACCACGCCGTTCCACAGCTTCCTGCGCGCCGACGCGCGCCCGCTCCTGCCCGGCGCCCTGGCCGAGCTGGACTTCGACCTGCAGCCGATCTCCCACCTGTTCCGCCGCGGCCACCGGCTGCGGCTCGCGCTGGCGGGCGCCGACCGCGACCAGTTCGCCCCGCCGCCCGGCGCGGCGGCCCACTGGCAGATCTCGCGCGGTGCGGCGGGCGCTTCGCGGCTCGAGCTGCCGGTCGTTCCGCGCGACTGA
- a CDS encoding ATP-binding protein — MGRDWDDWEKWKAKRYGRHHDWSRPGRAERHADREARLAEREAERSRRRERRRGRELTPEEEAYREARRAADRKIAFFRHLVPYVTVVLFLTLVAGRFVGAIVALSWGVGLFSHYFQAFVAPGLRHKWVRDEVEKQVAKTVSRQRVVLEDEKLRSLEELSASIAHEIRNPITAAKSLVQQLGEDPSSTENVEYANIALQELDRVEKSISHLLRYAREEEMHPRQMKLSDAVEGALETMRERIQSSGVKIRRDFDVPGELVGDAEQLRRVFINVIGNALDAFAEAHTRDPSLAIALGENLGGSEIWARVKDNGPGMDPDTQSRIFKPFFTSKANGTGLGLAITRKLVDAHGGSIEVTSAPGQGTEFTLHFPKQAQSPEART, encoded by the coding sequence ATGGGTCGCGACTGGGACGACTGGGAGAAGTGGAAGGCCAAGCGCTACGGTCGTCACCACGACTGGAGCCGCCCCGGCCGCGCCGAGCGCCATGCCGACCGCGAAGCGCGCCTGGCCGAGCGCGAGGCCGAGCGGTCGCGCCGCCGCGAGCGGCGCCGCGGGCGCGAGCTGACTCCCGAAGAGGAGGCCTACCGCGAGGCGCGCCGTGCCGCGGACCGCAAGATCGCGTTCTTCCGCCATCTGGTTCCGTACGTCACCGTGGTGCTGTTCCTGACTCTGGTCGCCGGCCGCTTCGTGGGCGCGATCGTGGCGCTGAGCTGGGGCGTCGGTCTCTTCTCCCACTACTTCCAGGCGTTCGTCGCGCCGGGCCTGCGCCACAAGTGGGTGCGCGACGAGGTCGAGAAGCAAGTCGCGAAGACCGTGTCTCGCCAGCGCGTGGTGCTCGAGGACGAGAAGCTCCGCTCACTCGAGGAGCTGTCCGCTTCGATCGCGCACGAGATCCGCAACCCGATCACCGCCGCCAAGAGCCTGGTGCAGCAGCTCGGCGAGGACCCGTCGTCCACGGAGAACGTCGAGTACGCGAACATCGCGCTGCAGGAGCTCGACCGGGTGGAGAAGTCGATCTCGCACCTCCTGCGCTACGCGCGCGAGGAGGAGATGCACCCGCGGCAGATGAAGCTCAGCGACGCGGTCGAGGGCGCGCTCGAGACCATGCGCGAGCGCATCCAGTCGAGCGGCGTGAAGATCCGCCGTGACTTCGACGTGCCCGGTGAGTTGGTCGGCGATGCCGAGCAGCTGCGTCGCGTGTTCATCAACGTGATCGGCAACGCGCTCGACGCGTTCGCCGAGGCGCACACGCGCGACCCGTCACTCGCCATCGCGCTGGGCGAGAACCTGGGCGGCAGCGAGATCTGGGCGCGCGTGAAGGACAACGGCCCCGGCATGGACCCGGACACGCAGTCACGCATCTTCAAGCCGTTCTTCACCTCGAAGGCGAACGGCACGGGTCTCGGGCTGGCGATCACGCGCAAGCTGGTCGACGCCCACGGCGGCTCGATCGAAGTCACTTCGGCGCCCGGCCAGGGCACCGAGTTCACGCTGCACTTCCCCAAGCAGGCCCAGAGCCCGGAGGCGCGGACATGA
- a CDS encoding Stp1/IreP family PP2C-type Ser/Thr phosphatase, giving the protein MALGEVTVVRTASLSDVGRARRDNQDAFGEFENASGERLLIVADGMGGHAGGATASRICIETLGAALSGSGDPRRRLERGLSAANARIIEAAAGQPELAGMGTTAVALWFSRDGRAWLAWVGDSRVYRARGSEFEALSADHSVVAEWVRAGILQPDEAEGHPRRNELLRALGAAKKVQPDLRELEVRPGDRFLLCSDGLSSVVPEREIAAVVGNEEPELAAKKLVAMANERGGPDNVTVVIAVASALPAPAFAAPARGGFLRSLLRRLTRRG; this is encoded by the coding sequence GTGGCTCTGGGGGAGGTCACCGTCGTCCGCACCGCGTCGCTGAGCGACGTCGGTCGCGCGCGCCGTGACAACCAGGACGCGTTCGGCGAGTTCGAGAACGCCTCCGGCGAGCGGCTGTTGATCGTGGCCGACGGCATGGGCGGTCACGCGGGTGGCGCCACCGCGAGCCGGATCTGCATCGAGACACTCGGCGCGGCACTCAGCGGGTCGGGTGACCCGCGCCGGCGCCTGGAACGGGGTCTTTCGGCGGCGAACGCGCGCATCATCGAGGCGGCGGCGGGGCAGCCCGAGCTCGCGGGCATGGGCACGACGGCGGTCGCGCTGTGGTTCTCGCGCGACGGGCGCGCCTGGCTGGCGTGGGTGGGAGACAGTCGCGTCTACCGCGCGCGCGGCAGCGAGTTCGAGGCGCTCTCGGCCGATCACTCGGTGGTGGCGGAGTGGGTGCGCGCGGGGATCCTGCAGCCCGACGAGGCCGAGGGTCACCCGCGGCGCAACGAGCTCTTGCGCGCGCTGGGCGCGGCGAAGAAAGTCCAGCCGGACCTGCGCGAGCTCGAGGTGCGGCCGGGCGACCGCTTTCTCTTGTGCAGCGACGGTCTCTCGTCGGTGGTGCCCGAGCGGGAGATCGCGGCGGTCGTGGGGAACGAGGAGCCCGAGCTCGCGGCCAAGAAGCTGGTCGCCATGGCGAACGAGCGCGGCGGGCCGGACAACGTGACCGTGGTGATCGCGGTGGCGTCGGCGCTGCCGGCGCCGGCGTTCGCCGCGCCCGCGCGCGGCGGCTTCCTGCGCTCTCTCCTGCGCAGACTCACGCGACGTGGGTGA
- a CDS encoding DNA polymerase domain-containing protein has protein sequence TLLGRGKRIAHAGRARVEEILRLYREDLPAFVAYNREDAVLVLDILERESLLELAIERSLLCGMQLDRVGASIASFDLLYLPELRRRGRVAPSVNRSEPVTGSPVSGGAVMDSHPGVFRNVAVFDFKSLYPSLMRTFNLDPLAHAVASEGDSLAAPNGARFSRREAILPEVLARFAVRREEAKRRGDRHADLAIKIMMNAMIGVLGAPSGRFFDPEVANAVTGFGRLMLERTRRAFEAAGARVLYGDTDSVFVQVDESLAVEGAYRAAEALRARVQAELSESIRREWSVEPRLELELEHVFERFFQPALRGGTQGSKKRYAGLVKGSVHVVGLEAVRRDWPEVGRRLQRGMLERLFRDEPVAPFVRETVADLLAGRLDHELVIRKGLRKGAVERYTAATPPHVEAARKAGPGVGRVVHYVQTRGGPEPVEPEGALPRDVDRAHYVDKVVRPIAQAILAQLGQDFDEVTDQPRQLALL, from the coding sequence ACCCTGCTCGGCCGCGGCAAGCGCATCGCGCACGCCGGGCGCGCCCGCGTCGAGGAGATCCTGCGCCTGTACCGCGAGGACCTGCCGGCCTTCGTGGCCTACAACCGCGAGGACGCGGTGCTGGTGCTCGACATCCTCGAACGCGAGTCACTGCTCGAGCTGGCGATCGAACGCAGCCTGTTGTGCGGCATGCAGCTCGACCGCGTGGGCGCGAGCATCGCCTCGTTCGACCTGTTGTATCTGCCCGAGCTGCGCCGCCGCGGGCGCGTGGCGCCCTCGGTGAACCGCAGCGAGCCGGTCACCGGCTCGCCCGTGTCGGGCGGCGCGGTCATGGACTCGCACCCCGGGGTGTTCCGCAACGTGGCGGTGTTCGATTTCAAGAGCCTGTACCCGAGCCTCATGCGCACCTTCAACCTGGACCCGCTGGCGCACGCGGTCGCGTCCGAGGGCGACTCACTCGCCGCCCCCAACGGCGCGCGTTTCTCGCGCCGCGAGGCGATCCTGCCCGAGGTGCTGGCGCGCTTCGCCGTGCGCCGCGAAGAGGCCAAGCGCCGCGGCGACCGCCACGCCGATCTCGCGATCAAGATCATGATGAACGCCATGATCGGCGTGCTCGGCGCGCCCTCGGGCCGCTTCTTCGACCCCGAGGTCGCGAACGCGGTCACGGGCTTCGGCCGGCTCATGCTCGAGCGCACGCGGCGGGCCTTCGAAGCCGCGGGCGCGCGCGTGCTCTACGGCGACACCGACTCGGTGTTCGTGCAGGTCGACGAGTCACTCGCGGTCGAGGGCGCCTACCGGGCGGCCGAGGCCCTGCGCGCGCGGGTCCAGGCCGAGCTCAGTGAGTCGATCCGCCGCGAGTGGTCGGTCGAGCCGCGGCTCGAGCTCGAGCTGGAGCACGTCTTCGAGCGCTTCTTCCAGCCCGCGCTGCGCGGCGGCACGCAGGGCAGCAAGAAGCGCTATGCGGGTCTGGTGAAGGGCAGCGTGCACGTGGTGGGTCTCGAGGCGGTGCGGCGGGACTGGCCCGAGGTCGGCCGCCGGCTGCAGCGCGGCATGCTCGAGCGGCTGTTTCGCGACGAGCCGGTCGCGCCGTTCGTGCGCGAGACGGTCGCCGACCTGCTCGCAGGCCGCCTCGATCACGAGCTCGTGATCCGCAAGGGACTGCGCAAGGGCGCGGTCGAGCGCTACACCGCGGCCACGCCGCCGCACGTCGAGGCCGCGCGCAAGGCCGGGCCGGGCGTCGGCCGGGTCGTGCACTACGTGCAGACGCGCGGCGGGCCCGAGCCGGTGGAGCCCGAGGGCGCGCTGCCCCGGGACGTCGACCGCGCGCACTACGTGGACAAGGTCGTGCGGCCGATCGCGCAGGCGATCCTGGCGCAGCTCGGCCAGGATTTCGACGAAGTCACCGACCAGCCGCGCCAGCTGGCGCTCTTGTGA